From Streptomyces sp. NBC_00370, a single genomic window includes:
- a CDS encoding GntR family transcriptional regulator, producing the protein MGTTQLETVPEPKYWHLKTVLAEALDTDFAVGEVLPNERELAARFGVARATLRQALEQLELEGRLQRRRGVGTTVAPPRVGVDVSTAQHEWPGADQDAWQPIGCVTEPAPTAVAKLLDSPSGEEVHVVRRIRVTHGQSVAAELLYVPASSVPGLSAIDTPSGPARARAVLRELQHLGLEGQDRAVELGSARADDARELDRLPGAPVLVVTTRYIAEGRTAAVSMATYRADTCRLTFGDSGDLQITDQPPERQAS; encoded by the coding sequence AGACCGTGCTCGCAGAAGCGCTCGACACCGACTTCGCCGTGGGGGAGGTGCTGCCCAACGAGCGCGAACTCGCCGCCAGGTTCGGCGTGGCGCGCGCCACCCTCCGGCAGGCGCTGGAACAGCTGGAGCTGGAAGGCAGGCTGCAGCGCCGGCGCGGGGTCGGTACCACCGTCGCCCCGCCGCGCGTCGGCGTGGACGTCTCCACCGCCCAGCACGAATGGCCCGGCGCCGACCAGGACGCCTGGCAGCCCATCGGCTGTGTGACGGAACCGGCGCCGACCGCCGTGGCCAAGCTCCTCGACTCGCCGTCCGGCGAAGAGGTCCATGTCGTCCGGCGCATCCGGGTCACCCACGGCCAGTCCGTGGCCGCCGAGTTGCTGTACGTACCCGCCTCGTCCGTGCCGGGACTGTCCGCCATAGACACCCCCTCAGGGCCCGCGAGGGCCCGCGCCGTGCTGCGTGAGTTGCAGCATCTGGGGCTCGAAGGCCAGGACCGCGCCGTGGAGCTGGGCTCGGCGCGCGCCGACGACGCCAGGGAGCTCGACCGGCTGCCCGGCGCCCCCGTCCTCGTCGTCACCACCCGCTACATCGCCGAAGGCCGCACGGCCGCCGTGTCGATGGCCACCTACCGCGCGGACACCTGCCGGCTCACCTTCGGTGACTCCGGTGACCTGCAGATCACCGACCAGCCCCCGGAGCGCCAGGCGTCCTGA